The genomic stretch GCATGGAAGATGAGCTGATGGTGGCATTGGATGATTATAAGGATATTCTGGAATCTGTGATTACCCAGGTGGGGGAAGGAACGGGCGACCCAATGGAAGGCCCAAGTAATCAGCCTACTCCGCACAAGGCCAAAATAACCATAGGTTTTGTGGACTATATTGATAGACAGGGTATCAATACCAATGGTGCCATGGAAGAAATCCGCCAATTGGTGGATAAATATCCCGGTGTACTGATTACTGTAGATAAACAATCTAACGGGCCGCCTACAGGTAGAGCTGTCAATCTGGAGTTTGTAGGAGAAGACTATGAGCAATTGATAGCTTTTGTCAATAGAACCAGGGAATATTTGGTGAACCAAAATATAGCAGGAATAGAAGAGTTGAAATCCGATCTGTCGCTCGGTAATCCAGAGGTGATTTTGGATATTGACCGTGAGAAGGCAAGAAGATTTGGATTATCCACCTCTGAGATAGCTACTGATTTAAGGACGGCATTGTTTGGATTGGAAGTGTCCAAATATAAAGAGGGAGAGGATGATTATCCTATACAGCTGAGACTTCAGGAAAGTTATAGATATGATATCAATACGCTGGTAAACAAAAAGATCGGCTTTAGGGACAAATTTGGGACTAAACGGGAAGTGCCCATTTCTGCAGTAGCAGATATTAAATATGGCTCTACTTACGGTTCTGTCAAAAGAAAGGATCTTGAGAAAGCGATCACGGTATATTCCAACGTTCTTGATGGCTATAATCCTACGGAAGTGAACGCACAAATCCAACAATCGCTGCAATCCTGGGAGGTACCTGACGGGATCTCTGTTAAATATACCGGGGAGCAGGAAGAGCAGCAGAAATCCATGGAATTCCTCGTCGGGGCATTGGGTATAGCTGTTTCATTGATATTCCTGATCATTGTAGCGCAATTTAATTCCGTGACTACCCCCTTCATCATTATGGCATCTGTGATTCTGAGTACTATTGGGGTATTCTTGGGTCTGGTGATTTTCAATATGGACTTTGTCGTGATCATGACAGGGATCGGGATTATATCACTTGCCGGAGTTGTTGTAAACAATGCGATTGTATTGATTGATTATACCAATCTTGTCAGGGCAAGAAAGAGAGATGAACTGGGCTTAGGGCCAAAGGAAAGGCTGGAGTATCCAATATTAGTTTCAAGTATAGTAGAGTCAGGAAAGACCAGGCTACGACCTGTACTGCTGACGGCTATCACCACTGTACTGGGGCTGATCCCCTTGGCGATAGGTATGAATATAAACTTTGGGACATTGTTGAGCTCTTTTGATCCGCAGTTTTATGTGGGTGGGGACAATGCTGCTTTCTGGGGGCCGATGGCCTGGACAGTAATATTTGGGTTAACCTTTGCGACCTTCCTTACGTTAGTCATCGTACCAGTCATGTATTTGTTGGCAGATAAGCTCTCGATGAGAATCAGCAAACTTAAATCTTGATTGGATTAAGGTTGGTGGTTTTTTTTGATAAAACCTCCGAGGCAATGTCTCGGAGGTTTTTTTGTGTTTTGGGGGACAAAAGTATTCCCTTTCCAGCATGGAATTTGTATGTTCGCCTCCCAAATAGTGGAATAAAGAGATGGAAGAATCAAAGTGGTATGTAATGTACACCGCCTCAAGATCTGAAAAGAAAGTGGCAGATCGCCTAGTCGAAAAAGGGTTGGAAGTGTACTTGCCTATGATAGAGGAGTTGAGACAGTGGTCTGACAGGAAAAAGAAAGTAAAACGCGCGATGTTCAACGGGTATGTTTTTGTGAAGACAAAACGTAACCAGCTTTGGGAATGTCTGCAGGTGCCGGGAGCGGTGAAATTTGTGCATTTTTCCGGGCAGCATGCCACAGTCCGTGAAGAGGATCTGGAGATCATCAAGAGGATAGTTGATACCGGAGTAAGCGTGGAGTCCGATGGCTCTACCATAGATCCTGGACAGAAAGTAAAAGTAATCGGAGGTCCCCTTCAGCACATGACGGGTGAGGTGATAGAGAAGGGGAATCAGGATTATTTCCTGATCAGAATCCCCGGAATCTACCAGAATTTGCTTATAAGCGTTCCAAGAAAATTCCTGGAAGTTAGCAATTAACCACTTGTGCCAAGTTAGCCCAAGGTATAATGACTAAGTTTATGATCGCCTAGATGGAGATTATGAACGGCTCAGAGAAGCCTTAATCGTTCAAATTGGCGAAAAAGTATCTTCTAAAGACAACTTGTACTTGAACAAGGTGGTCTCCAAATTTATTGAAACCTGCATTCCCGTCAAGGTTATCGGTAAACGTAGCTAGCATGGTGCCTTCCATTGCTATATCAGAGAATGGGCCGAGTGTGTAGCTGAGTCCTGCCCGGATAGGCACATAGCCCGTAGTGATTTTTTCACGCGTTGGTACTTCATCTTCACTGAAGGATTTGGTTTGGTCGGTGGCGGAGTGCATCACTCCCAGCCCTAATCCGCCGTAAAGATTGAACATACTTCTATTCATGTGGTTTCCAAAAGGAATGATGTACATGCTTGGCATCACATCAAAATAGTAGGCTGTTCCAACAGCGGTAAATGAGGCATAGTTGTTGGTCCACATATCCGTGACTCCGGTGACAGGGTTTCCTCCACTGGAAATCCACTGCACTCCACCCGTGGCACGAAGTTCAAATCGATCAGTAATTCTTTTAGTCAAAGAAGCAGAAACAGAAGGCTTTACTTCAAAATTTAAAGATCTGTATTGTCCACCGTTATCAAGGTACGCAAAGGATGGCCCTACACCTATGCTAAAGATATTGTTTCTTGGCTGTTTCTCTTTATAAAAGTTCTGAGCAGACAATTCCATGCTGGCTAGAATAAAGAAAACTGCTATAGTGAGCTTGGAGATTTTTGACATAACATTGAGATCCTATATAAAGAAATTGACCTTCAGGTAGGATGTTTTTTCAAATTTGACAACAAATATGCCAATGGGCCGGATTAAATTATATTTATAACGGAAGAATGTATGAATTGCCCACTTCTAGCTGTAAGATCAGGCTCCTTCGAAAGCTTTTTTAATATCTTCTTCGGTGGTTTTTAACTTCCCTCTACAGGCCTTCACCAGCTCAGCGGCCTCTTTTACAAGGTCAGATAGCTCATCCACACTTTTCTTTCCTTCCTCTAATTCAGTCAAAATAACTTCCAGTCGGCTCATTGCCTCATTATATTTCAATCCGTTCATTTTTCCTCAATTTGTGTAATAGTGCTGCTGATTTTTGCTGTAGTGGTATGGGTAAGTAACTGATCTCCTGTCTTAACCTCGGTAAGATGTATCGGTTTTCCCTTTACTTCAGTTCGGGTGTAACCTCTGGCCAAAATAGCTTTGGGATCCAACTGACGTAGCAGTGTTTCTTTGGACTCCAGTTTTTGTTTTTGTTGCTGAAAATAGGCGTCCAGTCCCCGCTTCAAATCTTTTTCAAAGGTTACCAAGCTATTTTCCTGAACAGTCAGAATGTTTTTGGCAGACATCCGGATTCTATTGACCGAAGAATGCAATTTCTCGGCTTCCAGTTTTAGCTTACTTTCCGCAAAGGCACTGACCTGATGTGCGAGGTGTTGGACTTTAGCCTGTTCCTCATTGATTTTTTGTCGGGTAGCCCGGTCTAATCTTAATAAAACCAGCCCTAGGTTTTCTTCAAACTCCCTAAATCCTGAGAGAAGGAATTCTGCCACTGCAGTGGGGGTCTTTAGTTTGGTATGTGCTACCAAATCAGCTATTGACTCGTCTCTTTCATGGCCAATACCTGTAAATATAGGCAAGGGGAAGTTAGCTATATGGGCAGAGAGCTGGTAATCATCAAAGCAATCCAAATCCAGTTGTGCGCCACCTCCACGTATAATCACTACGGCTTCTATTCCCAGTTGATCTTTGGTTGCTTCTACTTGGCTCAGACTTTTGAGTAGAGAGGTTGCCGCATCGTTTCCCTGCATCATGGTGGGGAATAACTTATGGTAAACCTGATAACCGAAAGCGTTATTCTCAAGTTGATTGATGAAATCACCATAGCCGGCAGCGGTAGGGCTACTGATAACGGCGATTTTCTGGATCACAGCGGGAAGTAAATGCCTTGCGTTTAGCCTTAGTAGCCCCTCCCTGCTCAGTCGGTCAATAGTTTCCTGGCGAACCCTAGCCCTTTCTCCCAAGGAAAAAGAAGGGTCTATATCCTTTATATTGACGCTGAGTCCATATACCGCATGGAAATTCACGGTTACCTGCGCCAGGATTTTCATCCCGTTTTTTATACTGGTTCCGGTAGTGGATTCAAATTTGGATGCAATAGATCTATAGGCGAAAGACCAGAGATTGGCTTTGATTTTTGCCTGAACTGTATTGCCCTCTTTTTCTACCAATTCAAAGTAAGCATGTCCCTGAGGTGCTTTCCTGAAATCAGCAATTTCTCCTATCACCCAGATCACCGGATCCAATTCCGTTTCCAAGGCTTGTTGGATCAGCCTGTTAAGTTCGGATATGGATCTGGTGTTTTTCATTTCAATTTTTGGTATGCGGCTTTGATCTTTTGGTTTAGCTCAAGGCTCGCACGCAGCATGGGGAGTCTTACCTGATCTTCACATATACCCATGTGACGGAGTAAGTTTTTGATCCCTACAGGATTGCTTTCTTCGTACATAAGACCGTTGAGGGGCAAGAGTGAGAATGCCGCTTTCATGGATTCCTCTTCTGTGCCATGGCATAGTGCCTTGAATGTGGCAGGTATAGCGTTGGCCATTACAGATATAATCCCTGATCCGCCTATGCTGTATAGTGCTTTGGTCATCAGATCATCACCAGACACTAAGAGGAAATCCCTCGGCATTTTTGCTGCAATTTGCATGCACTGCTCCAGGTTGCCACTTGCCTCTTTCATCCCGACTATATTAGAATGTTCCGCTAGGGTCAGGGTGGTTTCGGCAGTCATATTGGACATGGTTCTTCCTGGGATATTATATAATATCACCGGCACCGGGCATGCATCTGCAATAGCTTTATAATGGGATATGATCCCGGCTTGGCTTGGTTTGTTGTAGTAGGGACTGACTGACAGAATAGCTGTGATGCCTGTAAAGTCAGTAGAGGAAATATCATTCAGCACAGCCATGGTATTGTTGCCTCCCATGCCATAGACTACCGGTATGCGGTCGTTATTGTAATCCAAAACGGCATTTAGCACCTGCTTTTTTTCCGCAGAGGTAAGAGTGACCGTCTCCCCGGTGGTGCCCAGTACCACAAGATAGTCCACTCCGCCGTCGATCACATGATTGACCAGTCTTTTTAGACCTTCGAAATCAATCGAGTAATCATCGTGAAATGGGGTGACAAGGGCGACACCGGTTCCTTTTAGTATATTCATGGTTATAAGGTTTGGGAGGCTAAAGATAATGGGATGAGAGGAATTGGCATTCAGTTTTATAGAAAAAAGGGGGCATTAGTATTCAGTCGCAGTAATCAGTCGCAGGAACTTCAATTAGATGAAGAGTTCTGCCCACTACGACTGCGACTAAATATTGCCAAATCTACCTAGCTATCATCTTCAAAAATTCTTCTTCAGAAATCAACGGGACACCAAGTTTCTCGGCTTTTTCCTTTTTGCTTGGCCCCATGTCTGCGCCTTCTATAATAAAGTCCAGGTTTTTGGATACCGAGGAAATATACTGCCCACCGTAAGCCTGTACAGTGTCTTTGATCTCGTCCCGTTTGAAATGCTCCAGTTTTCCGCTCGCCAAAATCCTTTTCCCTTCTAGTTGTTTTCCTTTTTGGTTATTTTCATTCTGCTCGATCTCAAAGTTCAGTCCCTGTTCCCTTAGCCGTTGGATGGTGTGTTGGTTTTCCGCTTGCGCAAAGAAATCCTGTATGCTATATACCAAAGTTTCTCCTACACCGTTGATGGCTAGCAATTGTTCAGAAGTAGCAGCCTGGAGTTGATCAATGTTGCCAAAATGTCTGGCTAAAAGCTGTGCGGTGTTTTCTCCGATATTTCTGATCCCCAGTGCGAAAAGGACTTTTTCAAATGGTTGGTTTTTGGAGGCCGCTATTCCTTCCATCATGTTGGAAATCACCCCGTCCTGGAAAGTGTTGGCTTTAAGTTTTTTTATGCGGTCATTGACCTCTGGGGTCAATTCCAGATTTAATTTGAGCAGAATCCCATGTACAGTACCCTCATTTTTACTTACTGAAAGGAGCGTTTCAAAATCAACCCTACGTCCCAGCAAAATCTCCAATACTACAGCTACCGGTACATAATCTTCCAGTTTGGGAAGGTTATGGTCTTTGAGATGGTTGATCAGGTATTCCACCATCCCCACATTGGATGAGACTTTTTTCTTCCAGATGCGGAGTTGTTCCTGGAATGCACGGAGCGTTTCTGCCAGGGGCAACTCAGCTTTTTCTGTCAGGAAATCACGGATTTGTTTGAAAGAAATCTGCTCTGTTAAGGCAAAAAGAGCTTTTTCCAAGGTGATGTAGAGCAGTCCATCGCCTTCGGTTTCGTATTGATCCTGGGACATTTCCAAGCCTAGGAGTGCTTCCTTTCTACCTTCCAGTTCATAGATATCCGCATAGGTGCGGATAAACCCCTGATCGATCAAGGCGCGTATACGCTCAGTTCCCATAGAATCGATATCCATCGCCCGCTTATGTACAAAATGCTCTATCCTTCCCAGCACTTGAGGCGGACAGGATGCAGTGTTTGGACAGTAGTGCTTTGCTTCGCCTTCCTTGCGCTCCAGCTCGGTGCCACATTCAGGACAGTGGGTGATGTAGGTTATTGGGCTTGCGCCGCTCTTTCTCTTATCCGGATTTACGGCAGTGATTTTAGGGATGATTTCCCCTCCTTTTTCTACAAACACAAAGTCTCCTTCATGAAGGTCAAGGCGTTCGATTTCATTTGCATTGTGCAGAGAGGCACGTTTTACGGTAGTGCCGGCCAGACTCACAGGTGAAAGGTTGGCAACAGGTGTGATGGCCCCGGTTCTTCCTACTTGGTAGGTGATGGAAAGCAGCTCCGATTCGGCACTTTCTGCTTTGTATTTATAAGAGATCGCCCAGCGGGGATTTTTGGCAGTAAAGCCTAACTCCTCACGCTGGTCGTAGTTATTGACTTTTAGTACAACCCCATCCGTATCCACTGGAAGTGTAAAACGTTTTTCTTTCCAATCTTCTATGTATTGGATTACTTCTTCGATGTTTTTGACTTTCCGGTAAGTCTGGGAGACGTTGAATCCCCATTTTTCTATAAGTGCAATTGCATCAGCATGGGTCTGTACTCCGATTTCGTCGCCGAGCAATTGATAGAAATAACAATTCAAGCGACGCTTGGCGACCACTGATGAATCCTGCATTTTAAGCGTCCCGGAGGCGGCATTACGGGGATTGGCGAGCAAAGCATCGCCTGCTTCCTCGCGTTCGGCATTGATTTTAAGAAACTCTTTCAGGGGCAAGAAGATCTCTCCCCGTACTTCGAATAAAGCAGGCACACCATCTCCCTTGATGTGCAGGGGGATATTTCGGATGGTACGCACATTGGCAGTGACATCATCGCCCCGGTATCCATCCCCACGCGTCACAGCCCTTACAAATCTGCCGTTTTCATAGACCAGGCTGATCGCCACCCCGTCGAATTTCATCTCGCAGAAATATTCAAAATCCGTGTGTCCAAGCCCCTTTGCTACCCGTTCATCAAAAGACAAAAGTTCTTCCTTAGAATAGGTGTTTCCCAAAGAGAGCATGCGGGTGCTGTGCACGACGGTCTGGAAATCCTTCGTAATCGTCCCGCCCACCCGTTGGCTAGGACTGTCAGGATCCAGCAGATCAGGAAAGGCTGTTTCCAGCTGTATCAATTCCTCCAGCAGCTTATCGAACTCAAAATCGGATATTTCCGGATTGCTTTCCTGATAATAGAGGTTGTTGTGGTGGTTGATTTCCTTGCTTAGCTGTGCTATTCTCTTTTCTGCTTCCTGCGGGTTCATGACTTTGTGGAAAAATTAGGGTACGTAAAAATAGGATTTCGATAGGGAAGGAGCAATCGGTGTGGTTTTTTTAACCACAAAGTGACGCAAAGAAAGACGCGAAGGGATTTTGGGGTGCTTAAAAATGTTTCTAAAGAGGTAATAATAATTGCGCCTCTTTTAGAAATACCGAACGCAAAATGAACTTTGGAAAGTTAAACTTTCTTCCATCCTCCGGTCATCCGACTAATTTTTCTGGTTTATCCTCCCAATATTTTAAACCTTTGTCGCCCCAATCCCCAGAATCTACATGCCTAAAAAAGCGAATATTGAAAGTAAAATCCTTGATGCTGCCTATAAGCTATTTCTCGAAAAAGGCTACCGCAATACCACCATGGATGATATAGCCCAGGTTTTGGAAATGAGTAAAAAGACGCTTTATAAGTACTACCCAGGCAAACTGGACTTGCTAGCCGCTTCTTTTGAGTTGACTAAGACTAAGCTAACGGCTAAAGTGGAAGCGGTTTTGGAGAATAGATATATTTCTTTTCCACAGAAGCTGAAATCCACGTTGACCATAATGGCTTCTCTGCTGGGGCCGATCAATCCTGAGCTTTTCGAAGATCTCCGGGAATATGCTCCTGAGACTTGGGAAAACCTGCAGCAGTATATCAATGAGTCAGCATACGCCAGATTTAAAAAACTCCTGGATCAAGGGATAAAAGAAGGTTTGGTCAAGCCATCAGTCAATCTCAATCTGGTAGTGATGCTGTATGCGGCTGCAGTACAGTCGCTTATTGATCCCCGCTTCACCGCGCAGTTTCCTGACTCTATACAAGAAGGAATGAAAATACCGCCATCTGATATTTACGATCAGGCGATCACGATTATATACAATGGGATTTTGACAGATGAGGCACGTGATGAATTTACGAACGCCTAAGGCTGCCTTTGCCTGATTTCCCTATCTTTGCGCTCTAGTCAATAAACAAATGAGCAACAAGAATTTCAAACGCTATACAGTCACATCCGCCCTTCCCTATGCCAATGGGCCACTTCATATCGGTCATCTGGCTGGGTGCTATATCCCTTCAGATATCTATGTGCGCTATTTGCGGAGCTTGGGCAAAGATGTAGCCTATATCTGTGGGTCGGATGAGCATGGTGTAGCCATCACGATCAAAGCTAAAAAGGAGAATAAGACTCCACAGGAAGTAGTGGATCACTACCATCAGATCATGAAGGGTAGTTTTCAGGAATTCGGGATCAGCTTTGATCATTATTCCCGTACTTCTGCTCCAATTCATCACGAGACTGCTCGGGGATTTTTCAAAGATCTGTATGAAAAAGGAGAGTTTCTGGAGCAGAGCACTGCGCAATACTATGACGAGGAAGCCAATCAGTTTTTGGCAGATAGATATATAGAAGGCACGTGCCCAAAATGTGGTAATGAACATGCTTATGGAGATCAGTGTGAGAAATGCGGCAGCTCTCTGAGCCCTACGGACTTAATCAATCCAAAGTCTAAATTGAGTGGAAGGACACCTGTATTAAAAGAAACGAAGCATTGGTTTTTGGATTTGGCCCGCTACCAGAGTTTTCTTAAAAAATGGATTCTCGAGGATCATGCCGATGACTGGAAAAACAATGTGCTAGGGCAGTGTCGTTCTTGGCTGGAAGCAGGCGAAGGATTGCAGGCCAGATCTATGACCAGGGATCTCGAATGGGGGATCAAAGTGCCCCTGCAGGATGCGGAAGGCAAAGTGCTTTACGTTTGGTTCGATGCACCGATCGGGTACATCTCCTCTACCAAAGAGTGGGCAGCGGAAAAAGGAATCGACTGGGAGCCTTACTGGAAAGATCAAGACACCAAGTTGGTACACTTTATCGGCAAGGATAATATTGTGTTCCACTGCATTATTTTCCCCGCCATTCTAAAGACCCATGGTGAATATATCCTTCCTGACAATGTGCCGGCAAATGAATTTCTAAACCTGGAAGGAGATAAAATTTCCACTTCCCGCAATTGGGCAGTTTGGCTTCATGAGTATTTGGATGAATTTCCAGGTAAGCAGGACGTGCTTCGCTATGTGCTCACAGCAAATGCTCCGGAAACTAAAGACAATGACTTTACCTGGAAGGATTTCCAGACAAGGAACAACTCTGAGTTGGTGGCTATTTATGGGAATTTCGTGAACCGTGCGGTGGTCCTAACCCATAAGTACTATCAGGGGACAATCCCTCAGAGAGGTGAATTGACAGGATATGATCAGGAAGTTTTGGATGCGCTGGCAGAGTTTCCTGCTAAAGTTGCGGCTTCTATCGAGCGATACAGATTCCGTGAAGCCTTAGGGATAGTAATGGACCTGGCCCGTCTGGGAAATAAGTATCTGGCAGATACTGAGCCATGGAAGGTCATCAAAACGGATGAAACAAGGACGGCTACGATTCTGAATATAGCGCTGAATATTGCAGCAAACCTGGCTATTGTTTCGGAGCCGTTCTTGCCCTTTACAGCTGGTAAACTGGTAGATCTTTTCGGGATGGACAAGATAGACTGGTCTGAAGCAGGACAGTCAGAGTTACTGAAAGCGGGTACCTCACTGGGTAAAATGGGGCTTCTTTTCGAGAAAATCGAAGATGAAACAGTAGAGAAACAAGTTCAAAAATTATTAGATGCCAAGAAGATGAATGAAGCTGAAAATGCTCCGGTTCCAGCAATGAAGGAAGTCATCACTTATGATGATTTTGCCAAGCTGGACATGCGTGTGGTGACAATACTGGAGGCAGAGAAAATGCCAAAATCAAAGAAATTACTCAAACTGAAAGTAGAGACAGGACTTGGCACCAGAACGGTATTGAGCGGCGTAGCGGAGCATTTCGAGCCTGAGTTTCTTGTAGGTAAGCAAGTGACTATGCTGATCAATCTTGCTCCAAGAAAAATGATGGGAATTGACAGTGAAGGAATGATTCTGATGGCTGAAGACAAAGACGGGAAGTTGAAGCTTTTGGTTCCCCATGAAGGGACTGCGAGTGGCTCGGCGATATCTTGAGTAGGGAAGTAGCAGGTATCAAGTATCAAGTACCAAGTACCAAAAATTATTGCTTAACCTCATTTCCTTAGTAGTTGAGAGTTGATAGTATGGATAATGATATCAGGTGGAAGCAGAGACTGGAAAATTTCTCCAAAGCGGTTAAATTATTGGAGGAAGTTCAATCCTTAGATTTAAGAAAAACCTCTCAGCTGGAAAAAGAAGGAATTATTCAGCGTTTTGAATTCACGCTGGAATTGGGCTGGAAGACGTTAAAAGATAGGATGGAGTCAGATGGCTTGGTGCTGAATCAGATTTCTCCAAAAATGGTAGTCAAAGAAGCATATAAAGCTAAGTATATCGACCAAATAGAAATATGGATAGATATGATCAATGACCGTAATTTGCTTCGCCATACGTATGATTTTACAGTCATGGAAGAAGTAATTTCTGATATACAGAAACGGTATTCTGCTGCATTATCGACATTACTAAAGACCTTATTGTGAATTGAACCATGAAGTTCGGACTGACAAATAAGGCTCAGAAAATCATCATTGATATTTTTAAGAAATATCCCGAAGTAGGACACGTTCTTATTTATGGTTCTAGAGCCAAAGGGACACATTCAAACAGAAGTGACTTAGACTTGGTTATTTCAGACCGGGAAATTGATCGATTTACCTTGGGAAAATTACATTCTGATATCAACGAAAGTGATTTTCCTTATACGATCGATTTACAGATTCTTGATAGGATTCAAAATAAAAATCTACTTGATCATATTCATAGGATGGGAAAGTCTTTTTATAGAAAAGAGAAAGCTTGATCATTAGTTTCAGGAATCAGTGTTTTATGGTCAAGAGCCAAGAAATGGGATACGCATTCAATTTCTTGGCTCTTTTTTCTTGCTTCTAAAGTCTAGCTACTATTTCCTAATGCAACGGCCTCTTTTTAATCATTCCGCCTTTTGTATCCTTGATCGGATATTGGATGACAAATGCTTTTGGGTCGATTTTGTTGATTTCCATCAGGATTTTAGTCACTTCCAATCGGGTGATTACACAGAATAGCACTTTACGATCCGGTAGTTCGTTTGCCTTGTCACCATACCCTCCGTCGGATTTCAAGACTGTGACACCGCGGCCCAAATCGTATGAAATCATCTGTTTAATGGTTTCATTATGCGGAGACATGATCATCACACCGAGATATTCCTCTACTCCGTTGATGATAAAGTCCACCGTTTTGGAAGCCGAAAAATAGGTCAACATAGAATACATCGCCGTCTCTATGCCTACAAAAATAGCAGCTACGATGAATAGGCAAACGTTGAAAATCGTAATAAAATCACCTACGGTAAGGCTGGATTTTCTACTGACAGAAATAGCCAGTACCTCAGTGCCATCAATGACCGCCCCGCCCCGTATAGCAAAGCCTATACCGCTACCTAAGAAAAAACCTCCAAAAACCGCTATTAGCAGTTTGTCTGCAGTGATGGCTGGCACTTCTATATAGTGGACAAGCAGGGCCAGCCCAAAAATCGCCAAGGTGCTTTTAATGGCAAATGGAACGGAGACCTGTCGGGCGCCTAGCAGGATAAATGGGAGATTTACTAAAAGTATCAGGACAGATAAATTCACAGGGGTGAGCATTTCGAGGAGCAAGGACATGCCCATGGCACCACCATCGAAGAACCCATTAGGCAGCAAAAAGCCCTTCAGGCCTATGCTGGCCATCACTACTCCGATAGCTATGAAAAGCCCATCTTTGATTTGCCTCCAAATTGTTATCCTTTTCACCAATTCGCTGTCCTGGATTTTCAAAA from Algoriphagus sp. NG3 encodes the following:
- a CDS encoding UpxY family transcription antiterminator translates to MEESKWYVMYTASRSEKKVADRLVEKGLEVYLPMIEELRQWSDRKKKVKRAMFNGYVFVKTKRNQLWECLQVPGAVKFVHFSGQHATVREEDLEIIKRIVDTGVSVESDGSTIDPGQKVKVIGGPLQHMTGEVIEKGNQDYFLIRIPGIYQNLLISVPRKFLEVSN
- the xseB gene encoding exodeoxyribonuclease VII small subunit; this translates as MNGLKYNEAMSRLEVILTELEEGKKSVDELSDLVKEAAELVKACRGKLKTTEEDIKKAFEGA
- the xseA gene encoding exodeoxyribonuclease VII large subunit, which encodes MKNTRSISELNRLIQQALETELDPVIWVIGEIADFRKAPQGHAYFELVEKEGNTVQAKIKANLWSFAYRSIASKFESTTGTSIKNGMKILAQVTVNFHAVYGLSVNIKDIDPSFSLGERARVRQETIDRLSREGLLRLNARHLLPAVIQKIAVISSPTAAGYGDFINQLENNAFGYQVYHKLFPTMMQGNDAATSLLKSLSQVEATKDQLGIEAVVIIRGGGAQLDLDCFDDYQLSAHIANFPLPIFTGIGHERDESIADLVAHTKLKTPTAVAEFLLSGFREFEENLGLVLLRLDRATRQKINEEQAKVQHLAHQVSAFAESKLKLEAEKLHSSVNRIRMSAKNILTVQENSLVTFEKDLKRGLDAYFQQQKQKLESKETLLRQLDPKAILARGYTRTEVKGKPIHLTEVKTGDQLLTHTTTAKISSTITQIEEK
- the dapA gene encoding 4-hydroxy-tetrahydrodipicolinate synthase, with amino-acid sequence MNILKGTGVALVTPFHDDYSIDFEGLKRLVNHVIDGGVDYLVVLGTTGETVTLTSAEKKQVLNAVLDYNNDRIPVVYGMGGNNTMAVLNDISSTDFTGITAILSVSPYYNKPSQAGIISHYKAIADACPVPVILYNIPGRTMSNMTAETTLTLAEHSNIVGMKEASGNLEQCMQIAAKMPRDFLLVSGDDLMTKALYSIGGSGIISVMANAIPATFKALCHGTEEESMKAAFSLLPLNGLMYEESNPVGIKNLLRHMGICEDQVRLPMLRASLELNQKIKAAYQKLK
- the ligA gene encoding NAD-dependent DNA ligase LigA; translated protein: MNPQEAEKRIAQLSKEINHHNNLYYQESNPEISDFEFDKLLEELIQLETAFPDLLDPDSPSQRVGGTITKDFQTVVHSTRMLSLGNTYSKEELLSFDERVAKGLGHTDFEYFCEMKFDGVAISLVYENGRFVRAVTRGDGYRGDDVTANVRTIRNIPLHIKGDGVPALFEVRGEIFLPLKEFLKINAEREEAGDALLANPRNAASGTLKMQDSSVVAKRRLNCYFYQLLGDEIGVQTHADAIALIEKWGFNVSQTYRKVKNIEEVIQYIEDWKEKRFTLPVDTDGVVLKVNNYDQREELGFTAKNPRWAISYKYKAESAESELLSITYQVGRTGAITPVANLSPVSLAGTTVKRASLHNANEIERLDLHEGDFVFVEKGGEIIPKITAVNPDKRKSGASPITYITHCPECGTELERKEGEAKHYCPNTASCPPQVLGRIEHFVHKRAMDIDSMGTERIRALIDQGFIRTYADIYELEGRKEALLGLEMSQDQYETEGDGLLYITLEKALFALTEQISFKQIRDFLTEKAELPLAETLRAFQEQLRIWKKKVSSNVGMVEYLINHLKDHNLPKLEDYVPVAVVLEILLGRRVDFETLLSVSKNEGTVHGILLKLNLELTPEVNDRIKKLKANTFQDGVISNMMEGIAASKNQPFEKVLFALGIRNIGENTAQLLARHFGNIDQLQAATSEQLLAINGVGETLVYSIQDFFAQAENQHTIQRLREQGLNFEIEQNENNQKGKQLEGKRILASGKLEHFKRDEIKDTVQAYGGQYISSVSKNLDFIIEGADMGPSKKEKAEKLGVPLISEEEFLKMIAR
- a CDS encoding TetR/AcrR family transcriptional regulator codes for the protein MPKKANIESKILDAAYKLFLEKGYRNTTMDDIAQVLEMSKKTLYKYYPGKLDLLAASFELTKTKLTAKVEAVLENRYISFPQKLKSTLTIMASLLGPINPELFEDLREYAPETWENLQQYINESAYARFKKLLDQGIKEGLVKPSVNLNLVVMLYAAAVQSLIDPRFTAQFPDSIQEGMKIPPSDIYDQAITIIYNGILTDEARDEFTNA
- the metG gene encoding methionine--tRNA ligase, translated to MSNKNFKRYTVTSALPYANGPLHIGHLAGCYIPSDIYVRYLRSLGKDVAYICGSDEHGVAITIKAKKENKTPQEVVDHYHQIMKGSFQEFGISFDHYSRTSAPIHHETARGFFKDLYEKGEFLEQSTAQYYDEEANQFLADRYIEGTCPKCGNEHAYGDQCEKCGSSLSPTDLINPKSKLSGRTPVLKETKHWFLDLARYQSFLKKWILEDHADDWKNNVLGQCRSWLEAGEGLQARSMTRDLEWGIKVPLQDAEGKVLYVWFDAPIGYISSTKEWAAEKGIDWEPYWKDQDTKLVHFIGKDNIVFHCIIFPAILKTHGEYILPDNVPANEFLNLEGDKISTSRNWAVWLHEYLDEFPGKQDVLRYVLTANAPETKDNDFTWKDFQTRNNSELVAIYGNFVNRAVVLTHKYYQGTIPQRGELTGYDQEVLDALAEFPAKVAASIERYRFREALGIVMDLARLGNKYLADTEPWKVIKTDETRTATILNIALNIAANLAIVSEPFLPFTAGKLVDLFGMDKIDWSEAGQSELLKAGTSLGKMGLLFEKIEDETVEKQVQKLLDAKKMNEAENAPVPAMKEVITYDDFAKLDMRVVTILEAEKMPKSKKLLKLKVETGLGTRTVLSGVAEHFEPEFLVGKQVTMLINLAPRKMMGIDSEGMILMAEDKDGKLKLLVPHEGTASGSAIS